TATCCCCTCCATCAATAAAGAATTACAGATAATAACTCGTTGTAAAAATCATTTCTATTTTTATTTTCACGTCTTTTTTGAGAAAAGATAGATCCGTCTTTCAAAAAAACAACTTCTTTAGCATAGCTGGCGATGTAAGGACTGTGGGTAACTAATAAGATAGTTTGTCCTTGGTTATTTATCTCAACAAATAAATCCATAATAATTTTCGCATTCTTTGTGTCTAACGCCCCGGTAGGTTCATCTGCTAACAATATCTTGGGATTACAAATAACAGCCCTTGCGATTGCCGCCCTTTGTTTTTCACCCCCTGAGATTTGCATAGGGTAATAATTTATCAACGATTCAATCCCTATCCTTTTTGCTACATCGTTGACTTTATCATAAATTTCGTTTTTTGAATAATTGCTCATTATTAACGGCAACATGATGTTTTCTTCTACGTTCAATGAATCTATCAAATTAAAATCCTGAAATATGAAACCTATGTTATTTTTTCTATACTCAGTCTTTTTCGCAGGGCTTAAAGCTGTCACATCTTTGCTATCAACAATTATCTTACCTGAGGTAACTTCATCTATCAAACCTATGAGGTTTAAAAGTGTTGTTTTCCCTGAACCTGATTCTCCCATGATAGCTACAAAGCTTCCTTCTTCAATTTCTAAATCAATATCTATCAGAGCATGCTTTTCAATTTGTCCTTCTTTATAAGTTTTTGTAATCTTCTTTAAAATTATTCCCACAAATTTTCCCTCCTCTTATGTTTGATTTAAAAGTTAATTGACTCGTTTTTCAAGAAAGTCTAAGAAACCAAATTTATCCATTTTTGATAACCGCTCTGTATTCTTTTAATTTTCCCTTTTTAAATCTTTTAGGCTTTTTCAAATGTTGCTTTTTTCACAAAGTAAATACATCGATCAAACATTTACCATACTTCTTCCACAACACTTACAATCGTGTCGGGTACTACCTCACTTGTCTGAAATGTATCTTTATTTTCTCCGCCAAAAACAAATATGCCGCTCAATAGCAAAACTGTTATCAACCATATTCGACACCTCCATTTTTTCAAACTCTTTGTATCCTCTCTTCTTTTAGAACAATTCTATAAATGCATTATAATGTTTTTTAAGTTTTTATCTGTCATTCTGAGCATCTTTCACATACTGCTTCTTAAATAATTCTCTGTAACTTTCATTCTTTTTGTATAACTCTATGTGTGAGCCCGAATCCACTATAGTACCGTTTGCCATAAAATATATCTTATCTGCTTTTGTTATTGTTGAAAGGCGATGAGAAACCAAGATTATTGCCATATCTTTTTCCTTTTCCTTTAGACTTTCAAATATTAATTCTTCAGTGTGTGAATCCATTGCAGAAGTAGCTTCATCCAACAAAAGCACCTTAGGAGGATGTAATAATGTTCGTGCTAAATTGACTCTTTGCTTTTGCCCACTGGATAAAAGCAAACAATTTTTATTAAGAGACTCTGAAAATTCTGTTAGTTGTGTGATTTCTAAAATCTTATTTATTGTACTTTTTTCAACTTTTTCACCTAATAAGATATTCTCTTCTATGCTTGCATTGAATATAAAAGGAGAACTTTCTA
The DNA window shown above is from Petrotoga mexicana DSM 14811 and carries:
- a CDS encoding ABC transporter ATP-binding protein, producing MGIILKKITKTYKEGQIEKHALIDIDLEIEEGSFVAIMGESGSGKTTLLNLIGLIDEVTSGKIIVDSKDVTALSPAKKTEYRKNNIGFIFQDFNLIDSLNVEENIMLPLIMSNYSKNEIYDKVNDVAKRIGIESLINYYPMQISGGEKQRAAIARAVICNPKILLADEPTGALDTKNAKIIMDLFVEINNQGQTILLVTHSPYIASYAKEVVFLKDGSIFSQKRRENKNRNDFYNELLSVILY